CTTCTATTAACAGGATGCATCTTTGCCGGAAAAAGTTGATTGTTTTTTCGCAGCTCATGAAGCAGCTATAGAGTTCTAAAACAACAAGTATCACTTGTAAGTGGCGGCCTGCTGTGCTATACTAACGCCAGATTTGAAAGCAGATTAAGGGGGAACAGTCGTTGAAGGTTATATGTGCAAGAAAGGATATATTCGAGGGTGTTCAGACTGCCGGAAGAGCTGTCAGTCCGCGCACGTCACTTCCGATTCTAGGGCACTTGCTGATCACGGCTGAGGAGGATAAGATCAGGATCGCCGCAACAGACCTTGAGATAGGCATGGAGTGCGTTGTAGAGGCGAAGATCGAGGAACCGGGTCAGATGGCTGTCCCGTCGAAGACTCTGACCGAAATCCTTGCGGCTCTGCCGGATACTGATGTGACACTCTCTGTGGATGATACAAACACTATCAGCCTGCAATGCGGCACATCAGACTATTCGATTCTGGGTTTGCCAGCGGAAGAGTTCCCGATGCTGCCGGAGATACATGAAGACGTCAGCCTGTCTGTCGAACACGATGTCCTGCGTGACGCGATCAAGAGGACGTCATTCGCCATCAGTCCTGACGAGTCCCGCGCGATCCTTACCGGAATCCTGCTGCAGGTCACCGATGACGGAGCGAAGCTGGTATCTACTGACGGTCACAGGCTCTGTCTGCAGGAGTGCACTGTCGCTCAGAGCCAGGGCAGCGTGAACGCGATAATCCCAGGTCGCGCAATGAACGAACTTTCACGCATTGTGCCGGAGGGCGAGGGGACGATTGAGGTCAAGATCGCGGCAAGTCAGGTTCTGTTCAAGATAGGTGAGACCAGCCTTATCTCAAGACTCATCGAAGGTCAGTTCCCAAATTATGATAAGGTAATTCCCCAGGAGCACAATAAGAAACTCACGGTTCCAACGGATCAGTTATTGCAGAGCGTAAAGCGTGTTGAGATTGTTGCTCGCGAAAATTCGCATAAGACTGTTTTGAGTATAGAGGACGGCACTCTGACGGTCACAGCCGAAAGCGGAAATATCGGCAGAGCACATGAAGAAGTCGAGGTCATCAAAGAGGGTGACGACACCAAAATGGCCTTTAACGCCCGCTATCTGCTGGATGTGTTGAACGTGATCGACACTGAGGCGATTGATGTGGAGCTTTCGGGAGAGTCCAGCCCGGCAGTCATCAGGCCGCAGGGACAATTCGATTATACATATGTTCTTATGCCGATGCAGATAGACTAGGTCGGTTGCCGATAATCAGTTGACAGTAATATGATGGGCGGCGATCTCCGAATCGCCGCCTTTTTGCACTTGACAGACCCGCAATATTGATATATCCTGACCTTGGGCGCGACGGACGCCTCAGGTCTGCGGAAAGGGCTAAGCCCACCAGTTAAGCGAATCAAGATTAACCTTCTTTCAGCCTGTTATTTGCAGACAGCGGGCGCAAATTGAAAGGAGGTCGAGATGACCACATCATTACCCGCAAGGCCAAGCCTTGAGAACCTCAAGAAGCAGGCAAAAACACTCCTCAAATCGCATAATTCAGGCGACGTGGGAGTATGTGCTGTCCTGCGGCGTCTGAACTGCTTCACCAATCTTTCCGACCAGGAGATACTCAGCTCAAAGTTGACTCTGGCGCAGGCGCAGTATGCTCTTGCCATGGATTACGGGTTTGCCAGTTGGAATGCTTTGAAGGAAGCCGTAATAGTCAAGCACGATCAAAGTCGGTTTTTGCATCTGCAGTGCGGCGATGTGTCCGCAGAGAGCCTGAGAAGAAGCGGTGTGCCGGGCGTTGTGAGAGTCTGGTATGACGCATTCTGTGAGGGAGCAGTGCCGGATGTCCCGGTTGATGACTCATGGTTCAAACTGCGCTCGGACACATTTATAGACTGGTTCGATAACCCAGAAAATGCCGCTGCGAGCTTCCGCAACATGTATAACCAGCTTAATGAATATACGGACTATGAAGAGGTTATATTATGGTTCGACGCATGTCTCTATGATCAGACTATACTAATTCATCACCTGGACTGGTTTTCGCATCGCGATATGGGAGATACGAAGCTGAGCCTGATCTGTATTGGCGAGTATCCGGGCATGCCGAAATTCAAGGGGTTGGGGGAACTAAAGCCGGACCAAATGGCTTCACTGCTGGATACCCGACATGAAGTGACCAAGCATGAGCTTGACCTGGGCGCGCAGGCATGGAAGGCGTATCGCTCAGATGACCCGACAGCAATAGAAGATTTCCTGTCGCAGGATACATCTGCGTTGCCATATATTGCGTCTGCGCTAAAGCGCCACTTGCAAAGGTTTCCATCGGTGAGAAACGGGCTCGGCCGTGAGCAGCAGGAAGCGCTTGAGGTAATAACTCAGGGTTATCATAAATTCGGTGATATATTTTGGCATGTATCCGATATGGAAGACCCGCCGTATTTTGGAGACATAATGCTGTTCAACAGACTGGAACCTCTGGCACATGGTTCCAGCCCTCTTATAAAAATTGAAGGGCTTGAGAATATACAAAACCGTAATAAAGCGTGGCCTGTCGACAAGTTGAGTATGTATCTCACGGATACGGGCCGCGATGTGCTCGATGGGAAATCAGACTGGATTGAAATCAACGGCATTGACCAGTGGTTCGGAGGCGTCCATCTGCTGGGAGCGAAATCGGTATGGCGATGGGATGAGGCGAATGAAAAGCTCGTTAATCGGCCCGCTTAGTTTCATCCTTGACAAGCATTTAACCCCATGATATTATCCAGGTGGCGTTGAAGGACGCCACCTGGTCTGCGGGAAGAACTCAGTTCACCTTTAGAGTGCGATAATTGGCACCTTCTTTCAGCCTGAAGTTGCAGACCACAGGCGTGATGCGAAAGGAGGTCAATATGACCACAAATTTACCACCGCGACCCGACCTGGGTCACCTCAAACGTCAGGCCAAGAGCCTGCTCAAGTCTCACCAACATGGTGACGGTGCCGCTTGTCCGATATTGCGTCAGCTTTACAGGTTCGCTAACTCGACAGACACACAAATTCTGGCATCCGATGTGAAGCTCAACGAGGTTCAGTTCGCACTCGCCCTCGATTACGGCTTCAGTAGCTGGAATGCAATGAAGCATCATGTCGAGCAATCGGCGATTATGGATAATGGAATAGTCATCCATCGGCATAATGGAGAAGTCTGGATCGATGGCGTTCCGAAACTGAGTTGGGGCAACCCCGGTCAATGCACATTCATAGGCGCACTGCTGCGAGCACTCAACCGCATAGGAGAGCCGGTCGGCTATGATGATTTGATGGGACTGAGCGGTGCTGCGTTCCGTTTTTGTTTTGCCCATCCTGACTGGGACTGGAGTTGTGTGGATGGAATGCTTGGTTACGATCATGGACAGGCAGCAATGGATACTCTCGGGTTTGAAGGTGGTTGGGCTGAAGGTGAAAGTGAAACAAGAGTTGCATTCGTAAAAAGCATAGATGAAGGCCGTCCCGCGCTGGGCATAGACCTTGTTCGCGCAGCGGAGTGGGGCGTAATCACCGGATATGCCGATGAAGGCAAAACGCTTTTGTGCAGAACCTATTTCGATGACCCAGGCGATGACTATTCCAGAACAGAGCGTCTGCCCTGGCTCAACTATCTGATAGGCGAGCGCAAACCGCCTCGCAGCCGTCATGAGAGTCTACTTACGTCTCTGCGTATTGCAGTCACATATGCACGCGGAGACGGCTTTGTTTCGGGAGGCGGATGCTCATACAAACGAGGACTCGAGGGGCTTGAGACATGGATATCAGATCTGCTTGATGATTCACGTTATGACCCCAATGATTACGATAGCTTTTGCAAGCATGCAAGCATAAACCGGTTCGTAATGGATTCACTGATCGATGCGCGTAAGTCCGTCTCACGTTATCTGGCGAACCACGCTGAAATCCTCGGCTCGGAAAACAGAGATTTGCTTATGAATCTCGCAGGTGTATATAGCCGGATAGTCGCAGAGCTTAATGAGTGCGAGAAGTATGCGCCGAAGGGCGAGAGTCCTGCTGGAGATGACTGGAGGCCTGAGATGCGTCAAGCTCAAGTCGATTCGCTTAGAGAAGTTGTTGGATTTGAGCGCGAGGCATTGAGACTCTGTGAGCAGATATTGTCACAGAATAATTAGTGACTTTACCGGGCGCTTCTATGATTTTGTGGAAGCGCCATGTTCTTATTTTGTATTCGAGATGTTTGATGACAATTTGTCCGGATCAGCCAATGGGCAATTCGAGCAGTCAGGGTTGCTCGCGGTCTTGCATCCGCTGCATCCCGTGCAATCACCTCTGCTCGACTTCGCAAATCGCCGGGCAAGGTACACTGACGCCAGCACGACCAATATGCCTACAATAATCCACTGCAAGATAACGCTCATTTGAACCCCATCATAAGTCCGATTTTATATACCGCAAAGCCCATGACATATGCCAGAGAAAGTGAATAAGCGATGGAGAAGAGAGTCCACTTCCAGGAGTTTGTCTCGCGCTTGATTGTCGCGATGGTGGCGATGCAGGGTATATAGATAAGACTCAACACCATAAACGTATATGCCGTGACCGGTGTAAATGCCTGACTGATTGCTTGCTGAAGACCCTTCTCGCCGCCGATTCCGTGTTTGAAGCCGTATAGCACACCGAGAGTGCCTACCACGACCTCTTTCGCTCCCAGTCCCATCAAAAGTGCTACTGCTGCTTTCCAGTCCAGCCCCAACGGATGGACCAGGGGTTCCAGTATCCTGCCCAAATGTCCGACAAAACTATTTGAGCTGCCGAACTCTACGCCCCATGGCAGTGACCCCATCAGCCAGATGATGACCGAAGCGGCAAGCACGACAGTCCCGGCCTTGTTTATGAATAGAGAGGTGCGTTCCCAGACGTGGATTATGGTGCCCTTTAATGTGGGAAGCCTGTATGGCGGCAGTTCCATTACAAACGGCGAGATCGACTTTGGAAAGAGTGTCTTTCTAAAAATTTTGCCTGAGACCACAGCCAGGATCACACCCAGCGCGTATATCGAGAAGATTACCCATGCTCCGTTTTGCGAAAAGAATGCGCCTGTGAAGAGTATGTATATTGGCAGCCTGGCGGTGCAGGACATAAGCGGGCTGATGAGGATCGTCAGGACACGGTCTTCATAGGTCTCCAGCGTGCGGGTTGCCATAACAGCGGGCACGTTGCAACCGAATCCCATCAGCATAGGTATGAAAGACTTGCCGTGCAGTCCGAGCACATGCATCGAGCGATCCATCAAAAATGCAGCGCGCGCCATATAGCCCGAGTTCTCAAGTAGGGATATGATTACGAAAATGACTACGATATTGGGCACGAACACGATCACACCGCCGACTCCGGCGATCACACCATGCACCAGCAGCGAAGAAAGCGGTCCATGCGGCAGGACACCAGACACCCATATGCTCAGCTCTGTGACGCCGTGGTCGATATATGTTGCGAATATGCCGCCTATATCGAATGTCAGCTTGAATGTCAGCCACATCAGGACCAGGAAAATCGGAATGCCCAGGATGCGGTTGAGCACGATATTGTCGATCTTGTCTGTCAGAGTGACATCGTGTACATCGGTATGTGTCACAGCCTCGCGCAGCAGGCCGCTGATGAAGCCGTATCTGCCGTCGGTTATGATGGCTTCCAGGTCGTCACCAAAGTGAGCTTCAAGGTGGCGGCGGGTGTTGTCCACCTCAGTAATTGCATCATCACCCATTGCAGAACACTTCGCAAGATGCAGTTTGGCGCTTTGATCACCCTCAAGCGCTTTAATGAGAACCCATCTGATCGGGACAGAGCTGTCCGGCATGAGCGCAAGTCTGTCCTTCAGCTTGCCGATCTCGAGTTCAACTTCCGGGGTATGTCGTGCACTTCTGGGTGGCTCACAGACATTACACTTGGCCTGGCTGATAGCCTGCTCGATGACGGCATCCATTCCCTCGCCTTTATGCGCGACAGTCGGGACAACCGCTGCGCCCAGGAGTTCTGAAAATTTCTTCAAATGGATTTTGTGACCGTGGCGCTCGGCCATATCTATCATGTTCAGGGCGACAACCATGGGTATCCCAAGTTCGAGGAGCTGCGTGGTGAGGTAGAGGTTGCGTTCGAGGTTTCCCGCGTCTACAACATTGACTATCACATCGACATGGTTTTCCAGAAGGAAGTCTCGCGCCACTACTTCTTCCTGTGACCTCGCAGCCAGGCTATATGTGCCTGGCAAGTCGACAATCCTGAGCGCGTGGCCATTTCTGTGGATGACTCCCTCTTTGCGTTCGACTGTGACACCCGGCCAGTTCCCAACGTGCTGATGCGCGCCGGTCAGTTCATTAAAGACAGTCGTCTTGCCCGAATTTGGATTCCCGGCAAGCGCAATTACAATTTCTTTTTTATCCACTTCAGTTTTCAATTTTTAACTCACAAGCTCATAACTGACTTATAACTCGACTTCGATATGTTCTGCTTCACACTTGCGCAGGCTCAAATTGTAGCCCCGTATTCTGATCTCTATCGGGTCGCCCATAGGAGCCATACGGATCACCTCAAAGTCCGCACCGGATGTGACCCCCATCTCCATAAGCCGTCTTCTGATGGGTCCATGACCATGGACAAATACAATTCGTCCTTTTGAGCCCGGTTCAAGATCGCTGAGAGTCGCTGCACCCGAATGCCGTGTGTGCCAATGACGATGTCCGTGCCTACTGCCCATGGTGTGGAAGAAGTCACAGTCGTCAGGATATGTGCCGTGCTTCATATAATGCTGAAAATGTGCCAGCCTGAGTGAGTGATTATCATCGCAGGCGCGCACAAACTCAGCAAGTTTGAGGAACCTTGTCAAAGTATCCGGCCGTATTGCATGTTCGATCCCACAGGCTTCTTTTTCGGCATCATTGTCATTCAGGCCGAGCACGCCTACCAGAAAATCTTTCACCGCGCTGTGACGGCTGGCTATGTCTCTGGCAATGTCCAAACCTTGATCGGTAAGCTCGACATTTTCATAAGGCTCGTGCTTCACGAAACCCTTTGTTACGAGAGAACGGATGGCTTCAGTGGCGGAGGGCATTTTGACTTCCATCAGGTGGGCGATGTCCTTGATGCGCGCCACCTGATTTTTGATCTTGAGGTTGTAGATGGCTTCGAGGTAGTCTTCCATAGAGCGCGAGAGCGAAACATGCTTATCTGCCATCTGTGAACATCCTTTGCTGTTAGGAAACCCTAAGTTAGACTAACCTAACTATACCACGTTTACGCGGTAGGTGTCAATAGAAAAGATGATTAACCACAGAATATTGCGATGCACGAAAAAACTACCAACTTGCCTTGGACTGCTGTATAATTGTCTGTAATGAAAGAGATAGTTGTCGGGTCAAGAGGGAGCGAACTGGCTCTGAGGCAGGCGCACTGGGTGGTCAGCCGCATTATTGAAGCGTACCCGGATATCTCCTGCCGCATAGAGGTCATAAAGACCACCGGCGATAGGATTATCGACTCTCCTCTGGCAGCAATTGGCGATAAAGGACTGTTTGTCAAAGAGATAGAGCTTGCGCTGATAAATGGCGAGATCGACATTGCTGTCCACAGCGCCAAGGATTTGCCGTCAGATATGGACGAACGCCTCAGCATCGCTGCATACACCGAGCGTGAGGACCCTCGGGACGCTCTGGTTTCTAAATCCGGTAAGTTGAGCGAACTGCCCATAGGTGCATCTGTAGGAACCAGCAGCGCTAGGCGTCGTGCACAAATCCTGCATTACCGTCCAGACCTGAACATACGTGATCTTCGTGGAAACCTCGATACACGCCTCAGGAAGCTCTGCGGGCCCGATTATGATGCGATTATCCTTGCGTGTGCAGGACTTCGGCGCATGAACCTAGAATCCCGAATTAGCGAGGCGATCCCCATGAACATCTCGATCCCGGCGGCAGGGCAGGGCGCATTGGCTGTGCAGTGCCGCGCGGGAGAGCATATTGCGGATATATTGTCGAGCCTGGATCATCCTCAGACTCGCAGGTGTGTGTGTTCCGAAAGAACCGTCATCGCAGCGCTGGAAGCAGGCTGTAGGACGCCTGTCGGGGTAAATGGACGTGAGTCTGACGATATTATAGCGCTGGATGCGATGGTGGCGTCAGTGGATGGATCGCGCATGATACGAAAAAGCCTCAGCGGCAGCGCTGACGATTGGGAAGATATAGGCAGACGAATGGCAGACGAACTGCGAGATGCAGGCGCAGAGGATTTACTTGAGGAAGCAAGGTATGGGGCAACAAATGATATTGGAGCGGCTGGATAGTTGATTATTGATGTGGATGTATTGGTATTGGGCACCGGCATTGCGGGTCTGAGCTTTGCGCTGAAGGCGGCGGAGCTGGGGCATGTTGCGCTGGTGACGAAAAAGAGCGACACTGAGTCGAACACGAACTATGCCCAGGGTGGGATAGCCGCCGTAATGGACCCTAACGATACATACGAGGCACACGTGAGGGATACTCATGTCGCAGGAGCGTTCATATGCCACGAAGATGCGGTCGATATACTCGTTCATGAGGGACCGGACAGGATCAGAGAGCTTGTGGAGTTTGGTGTGCGGTTTACTCACAGTTCAGACTCACCAGAGCCTACCCGCCTTGATCTTGGCCGTGAAGGAGGCCACTCCACCAGGCGCATAGTTCATGCTGCGGACCTTACAGGCCGCGAAATCGAACGGGCGCTGGTCTCTCAAGTAAAGGCCAATTATGATATTCGAGTCTTCGAGCATGACCATGCGATCGATCTTATAACTGAGCGTGTTGGAGACAAGATCATCTGCCGTGGAGCGCATGTGCTCGACTCGGAAACGGGCGATGTGATGAGCATCCGGGCGAAGGAGACCATGCTTGCGACAGGCGGACTTAGCCGCATATATTTGCACACTACAAACCCTGATATTGCTACTGGTGACGGCGTCGCGATGGCATACCGCGCGGGAGCCGTGATTGCGAACCTGGAGTTTATACAATTCCACCCGACCACGCTTTATGTCGAGAACCCCGAACCGGGCGCACGCTCGTTTTTGATATCCGAGGCCGTACGGGGTGAAGGCGGGATACTGCGTCTTACAAATGGCGAGACATTCATGGAGCACTATCATGATATGGGATGTCTGGCTCCAAGAGATGTGGTTGCCCGAGCAATAGACTCGGAACTTAAAAAGAGCGGTGATGAATGCGTATATCTGGATGTCACTCATCTGGACCCTGAGATGGTAAAGCATCACTTCCCATATATTTATGAGAACTGCCTCAAGGCCGGTGTCGATATCACCCGTGACTGGATACCGGTTGTGCCGGCTGCGCATTACTCATGCGGCGGAGTGGTGGTAGACACCAACGGCTGCAGCTCGATCGAAAACCTTTATGCATGCGGCGAAGTGTCGTGTACTGGCGTGCATGGCGCAAACAGGCTTGCCAGCAACTCGCTGTTGGAGGCAATCGTGTTTGCCAGAAGGGCAAGCATCGACGTCGAGCGAAAGATAGGCTCGATAGATTATGCCGACGTGAATGAATTTCCGGTAACCAGGCATGATAAGCGTGTGGACGCGGAATTGATTGAGGGTTTAATTGCGCGGCTGCAAAAGGTGATGTGGAAATATGTCGGCATAGTCAGGACAAATGAGCGACTTGCTGCCGCATTGGCCGATGTTCACGATATCCAGCGCCAGGCTGATGATTTATATGCTGATGGCAGGCTCACTGCAAGGTTGCTGGAGGTTCGCAATATGGCCTTGACTGCCGAGCTGATTATTCTGTCTGCGCAGTGGAGAAAAGAGAGCAGGGGGCTGCATTACAACCTGGATTACCCCAACCTCGACGATGTCAACTTCAAGCGCGATACGATACTCGTCAAGAACGGGAGAAACTTGCCCGAGATGGTTCCTGTAAATGGCTGACAAGCTCAAAAAAACAGGAAAAGTGTATCTGATCGGAGCGGGCCCGGGCGATCCGGAGTTGATTACGCTCCGGGGAATGGAACTGCTCCGGCGATGCGATGTAATAGTCACGGATAGGCTTGCAAACCCCGCACTTCTTAGCCATATCAAACATGGTGCACAGATCATATATGCAGGCAAAGAGTCGCGCGACCACACACTCAGCCAGTATGAGATAAATGCCACACTTATCGAGCAGGCGAGGCAGGGGAGAATGGTAGCCAGGCTCAAGGGAGGCGATCCATTCGTCTTCGGCAGGGGCGGAGAAGAAGCGATTGCTCTCGCCGAGGCCGGGATAGAGTTCGAGGTCGTGCCCGGCATCAGTTCATCCGTCGCCGCTGCAGCATATGCGGGGATTCCAGTCACTCACAGGTTCCTCGCGTCATCATTTGCAGTTATCACAGGCCATGAATCCCCAGATAAGCAAGGCTCGGATATCAAGTGGGACAAGATATCGACCGGAGTAGACACCCTCGTTTTTCTTATGGGGATAGAGAACCTGCCGCATATTGTCGAAAGTCTCATAGCCAATGGCCGCGACCCAAAGACTCCCGTTGCAGTAATCCAATGGGGGACATGTCCGTCTCAAAGGACTGTCACCGGCACGCTCGACGATATCGTTCAAAAGTGTGAGAGCGAGCAGATAAGCCCTCCTGCCGTGACGGTCGTGGGGGAGGTTGTAAAACTGCGCGATACAATCTCATGGTTTGAAAAGAAACCTCTTTTCGGCAAGCGCATTCTCGTGACCAGGGCGAAGCATCAGGCTGGTGAGCTAACTGAAAAACTGCATGAACTGGGCGCGGATGTGGTCGAAATCCCGGTCATCAAGATTATTCGTCCGCCCGATTATGACATTATAGACGCTGCACTTGAAAGAACATTTGACTGGATAATATTCACGAGTGTAAACGGCGTATGCCGGTTCATGATGCGTCTTAACGAACTGAAAAAGGACATACGGATTCTCGGCAGCGCAAAACTGGCAGCGATAGGTTCCGAAACTGCTGACACTCTCAGGATGTTTCAACTCATGGCCGACTATGTGCCCTCGGAGTATGTGGCCGAGGAATTCATAAAGCAGTTTCTCGAAGATGTGAAAGGCAAGTCTATTCTCATCCCCAGAGCCTTGAAAGCGCGTGACACAATTCCAGATGGTTTGAGAGCCATGGGGGCTGAAGTTATTGTTGCGCCGGTATATGAGACTGTCACAAATCACGATTGCGCGGAAGACCTGCGTGCACAACTATTATCCAAAAACTTAGACATAATTACATTCACCAGTTCTTCGACTGTAGAGAGTTTTATAGAGCTTGCGGGTGATCTTGAACTGTCCAAAGACATCAAAATCGCATGCATCGGTCCGATAACCGCCAAAACTGCCAGAGCGCATGGTCTGGAACCCGATATTATCGCTGAGGACTATACTATCGAAGGACTGGTGCAAGCCCTGATTGCGAAATAGAGGGATGGTTGGGGGCAAGAATACCCCCAACCAACTATTTGTCTAATCCAAGCAGCCTCTCGGCGTTCTTCCACAATATAAGCTCCATCTCATTATCGGTCAGACCAAGTTCCATTAGGTGGCCGAATATGACAGACGGCCTGTCAAGAGGCGAATCGGTGCCGAAGAGAATATGTTCAGCTCCGTGGTTTCTTATAATCCTGAGAGCCTGCTCATTCGATATGCCATGGCCAAAGCATGCCGATACGTCAAAATAAACGTTTTTGCCGATAAGATATTCTTCAGCCATGTCCCACATCTGAAATCCACCCAGATGGGCTGCATTGACAGTCAATTTCGGGAAGAGTTGGAGAATGTGGAGTATTCTGTCCGGCATTGCTCTCTGCACTTCAAAGTAGGTTGCCTCATCGCCCGCATGAAGCGTCACGATCAGCCGTCCCTGCGCGGCCTCATAAATAGGAAGCATCTTGGGGTCATCTACGTATGTGTCCTGCCAGTTCGAGTGGATCTTAATCCCCGGCAGACCCGCTGATATGATTTTTTCGACCTGATCGTCCAGATCATCGCAGTCCGGGTGGATGCCGCCGAATGAAATTATGTGTTTGTCGGTGTGAGATATTGCCCAATCGTTTATGCTCTCGACTTGACTTGCCTTTGTGGCTATCGGAGCAATGACTGCAAGCCTCACTCCATCATTATCCATCATATTAATCAAACCCGAGGTCGTTCCATCATATGCCGGGATAAGATTATTGGCAGTGTAGACATTGTCTATGGCGCGTTGGGCGACGTTGTCGGGGTATACGTGCACGTGGAAGTCGATAACTTTGCCGAAATATTGTGGTTGATTGCATTGCATATATCTATT
The nucleotide sequence above comes from bacterium. Encoded proteins:
- a CDS encoding amidohydrolase, whose product is MQCNQPQYFGKVIDFHVHVYPDNVAQRAIDNVYTANNLIPAYDGTTSGLINMMDNDGVRLAVIAPIATKASQVESINDWAISHTDKHIISFGGIHPDCDDLDDQVEKIISAGLPGIKIHSNWQDTYVDDPKMLPIYEAAQGRLIVTLHAGDEATYFEVQRAMPDRILHILQLFPKLTVNAAHLGGFQMWDMAEEYLIGKNVYFDVSACFGHGISNEQALRIIRNHGAEHILFGTDSPLDRPSVIFGHLMELGLTDNEMELILWKNAERLLGLDK